In the Rubrivivax gelatinosus IL144 genome, CAGCGCCGCATGACGCACTACCGGGTGCCGCTGTTCGAGCACCTGCGCCGGCTGCTCGCCGCCGAAGGCATCGAGCTGCGTGTGCTGCACGGCGTCGGCACTCCGGCCGAAGCCAGCAAGGACGACGGCGCCGAGCTGCCCTGGGCGGTCCGGATCCCGACGCGCTACCTGCTCGGCGGCCGGCTGTGCTGGCAGCCCTTCGCCGCGGCGGTGCGCGACTGCGCGGTGGTCGTCGTGACGCAGGAGAACAAGCTGCTGAACAACCTGCCGCCGCTGTTGTCGCCGTGGCGCCGGCGCCGGCTGGCCTTCTGGGGCCATGGCCGCGACATGCAGGCCCCCGACCCCGATTCCTGGAGCGAACGTTTCAAGGCCTGGACGGCGCGCCGTGTCGACTGGTGGTTCGCCTACACGGACATCAGCGCCGCGACGATCCGCGCCGCCGGCGTGCCCGACTCGCGCATCACCGTGCTGCACAACAGCATCGACACGTCCGCCTTGCGCGCGGCCATCGCCGCCGCGCGCCGCGACGGCCTCCCGGCCTTGCGCGCCGAGTTCGGCCTGGGCCCGGGGCCGGTCGGCCTCTACATCGGCTCGCTGTACGCGGGCAAGCGCATCGACTGGCTGATCGAATCGACGCTGCGACTGCGCAACCTCGTGCCGGGCTTCCAGCTCCTCGTCGCCGGGGCCGGCCCCGACCGCGGCCTGCTCGAGGACGCCGCCGCGTGCCACCCCTTCGTGCGCTACGTCGGGCCGGTGCGCGACGAGCGCAAGGCACGCTGCCTGGCGGTGGCCGACCTGGTGCTCAATCCGGGCCTCGTCGGCCTCGGCGTCCTGGACGCTTTCGCCGCCGGCCTGCCGATGATCACGACCGAGTACGGGCGTGCGGCACCGGAGATCGCCTATCTGCGCAGCGGCGTCAACGGCGTCGTGTCGGCGGACGAACTCGGCGCTTTCGTCGACGCCTGCGCGGGGCTGTTGAAAGACGATGCGGCCCGGGCCGAGATGGGCCGACGGGCCGCCGAGAGTGCCGACGAGTACTCGATCGAGCGGATGGCCGAGCGTTTCAGGGACGGGCTTCTGGCCTGCCTGGACGCCGGCCCCGGGCTCAGGGCTTGAGCAGCACCGGCTCCAGGCCCAGGCGCAGCTGGCGCGTCGACGGCAGCGGCGACTCGGTCTGCGTGATGCTGCGCACCGTGTTGACGTTCCAGGCGCCCGGGATGGCGACGGTCTCGCCGTCCACGGTGGACCAGAGCACGAAGCTGTCGACGCCGCCGCGCGTGAGCCTCACCACGTACACCCCGGACCCGGCGCGGAAGGAGTCGACGACCCGCGCCCCGAAGGCCCAGCTGCGCGCCTCGGCATAGGCTTTGCCAGCTTCGGTCTGCGTGATGAAGTCGGCCTGGACGAGCTGGCGGAACGCGTCGCTGGCCTCCCAGACATGGAAGTTGAAGTTCGCCACGCCCTTGACGGCCATCGTGAACATCGCCCGGGCGTTGGTCGAGCGGCTTTGTTCCAGGGTCGGCGTCGCGGTGCTGCAGTCGGTCTGGGTCGTGTCGCAGTAGAAGGCGCCTTCGGTCATCCAGATCGGCTTGGCTTGCAGGCCGTAGGTGGTCATCAGGACGCGCAGGTTGTCGACCATCGGGCCGACCATCTCCGGGTCGATCCAGTAGTACCAGTGGTAGCCCACCATGTCGACGTAGTTGCCGCCGCCGGCCGCGAAGAAGTAGTCCAGGAACTGCATGCCCTGGCCCTTGGTCAGCCCCGGGCTGACGATCTTGTTGGCCGGGTCGGCGGCGAGCAGTTCCTCGCGGGCGATGCGCGTCATCTCGACCATCTGCGCGGGCGTGCCGTTGTAGTGCGGCACGTAGTCGGGTTCGTTCCAGATCTCCCAGTAGCGGATCTTGCCGACGTAGCGGCGCGCCAGGGTGCGGACGTAGTCGCGCCAGTCGTCCATGTTGCGCGGCACGCCGCTGGAGCCCATGCCGTACTGGCCGTTGACGTCGGGCGTGCTCGAGGCCCACAGCGGCGTCTGGCCGAGGGTGTAGAGGATCTGTGCGCCGGGGGCGTTCCTGGCGACGTAGTTCACGTACATGTCCATCCGCATCCCGCCGCCGGTGGTCCAGTTCCAGCCGTCCTGGGTCGGTTCGAGATCGCGCCAGGTCGTGCCGGTGTTCCACAGACGCAGGATGCGCGTGCTCATGCCTGGCCACTTGTCGTGCGTCCCGAGCTTGTTGACGTGCATGCCGAAGAGCGTGTCGGGGATGGCCGCGCTGGCGTTGTACGGCGCGAAGTCGTTGCGCTTGACCTCCGCGATGACCGCCTCGTCGACCCAGAGGGTGCCGCTGGCGTTCTTCAGCGCGATGCGCATGCTCCCGTCGGAGGTGGCGAGGTAGGTGCCCTCGATCTCCACCTTCTGCCAGTTCGTGTCCACGGTGACCGACTTGGCCGCGAAGTTGTCGTAGGGCTGGGTGTCGCGGCGCATCGTCACCTGCACCGGCGTGGCGACGTCGCTGCGCAGATAGACCACCGCCCGGTAAGTCTTGCCCTTGGTGAAGGCGTAACGCGAGACGAGCTGGACTTCGCCGCCGTTCTTGTTGGTGATCTGGAACTTCTGGGATGCCGCCCCGGCGTAGACGTGGCCCGGCTCGGTCTCCCGGCTGGCGCTGAACGTCGGCTTTTGCGGGCCCCAGTAGTTGTAGGTCCAGCCCGGGGCGTAGGTCGTGTAGGCCTCGTCCATCGTTGTCGTCTTCACCGGCGTGACCTCGACGCTCGAGCCGCCCGCGGCGGGCAGCACCACGGCGTTGGCGACGGCTTCGGCGCTGGCCATCGGGCTGATGGCGACGTCGTCGATGTAGACGTTGGCATTGGCGGTCAGCGACACCACGCGCAGCGAGCCGGCGTCCGGGAACGGGTAGGCCGCGCTCAGGTGGACTTTCTGCCAGCTCGTGCCGAGCACGAGCTGCTTGCGGGCGACGACGTCGTAGGGCGCCGCGTTGCGGCGGAGCTGGACTTCGACGTTCGCGCCGTTGGCGTTGTCGGTCCTCAGGTAAGCCTGGGCGTCGTAGCTGCCGGCCTTGGAGATGCCGCGGCTGTAGACGAGGTTCAGGCCGCTGTTGGACGCCACCGTGCCGACCTGAAGTCGCAGGGCGCCGGCGCCCGCGTGGGTGTAGCCGCTGCGCGTTTCCGGCCCGACCGTGTAGTTCGGTCGGGTGCCCCACCAGTTGATGGACCAGCCCGCCGGCAGGCTGGTGAAGCCGGACTCGAAGTCTTCGGCGGCGCTGCCCGGGCTCTGCGTCGAGGCGCTCGCCGTCACCGTGCTCGGCGACGCGGCGGCCGTGTAGGCCTCGTCGTCGCCCGGCGGGACCTGGATCGGGGCTTCGGTGAAGACCGCCGTGTCGCTGCCGGGATCGGGGGCGATGTCGGTCTGGCCCGCGGCGGACTTGCTCTGCGCAGCGTCCGTCGCGGCTCCCGCGGCTTGGCCGTCGGCGTCGCTCGTGGAGTCGGCGCCGCCGCCACCGCAGCCGGCGACCAGCGCAACCAGCAGGCTGGCGAAACAAAACTTGGCGTGTACGTTCATGGTCGTCAAAGGCGTGCCGTCGCCGCCGGGAAGGGCGGTCTGGGTCGCTGTCGCAGGGGTTGGAGGGGCCGGCATCCACCTCGAAGAAGGTGGTTCGGCAGCGCTGTGCCCCTCACTACGGTCTTGGCCGGGGCGGCCTGAACCGCAGCGTGTAAGCGCGTCTATCGGGCGCTACAAAGCATCTCGCCGCGATACAGGCGAGGCGCGAGCGCGCGCGGGCAGGGCGGGGCGCGCGGCGCCCCGCGAAGCCGGGCGCGGCACCGGCAACGTCAACGCGGCGAGCGCCGGCTGCCGAGCAGCTGGCGTGCGGCGCCGATCGTGAAGGCCGAGTTCGTGAACAGGTAGCGCCGCCACAGGCGGCGAGGCTCGCTCAGCAGGCGGTGCAGCCACTCGAGCCCGGCATTGCGCATCCAGCCCGGTGCGCGCTGGATGGTCCCGGCGTGGAAGTCGAAGGCCGCGCCGACGCCGATCATCACGCCTTGCACGGCGCCGCGGTGCGCGGCCATCCAGCGCTCCTGCTTGGGGCAGCCCAGGCTGACGAAGACGACGCCGGCGCCGGAGGCGTTGATGCGCTCGACGATCTCGGCGTCTTCCGCAGGCGTCAGCGCACGGAACGGTGGCGACAGGCTGCCGGCGATGCGCAGCGCCGGCCAGGTCGCGAGCAGGCGCTGCGCCAGCCGGGCGAGCGTCTCGGGCGTGCTGCCGAACAGGAAGATGGCGTCGCCGCGCCGCGCCGCCTCGGCGCACCAACGCCACATCAGGTCGGGGCCGTTGATGCGCTGCTGGCCGTCGTGGCCCAGGCGGCGCAGCATCCAGGCCACCGGAGCGCCGTCGGGCGTCGCCATGTCGGCGCTGGCCAGCACGGCGGCGAAGTCGGGTTCCTGCGCCGCGGTGACCACCGAATGAGCATTGCAGATGCAGATCACGCGGGATTCGCGGCGGGCCGACCAGGCCGCGATGGTGCCCAGGGCACGGTCCCAGTCCAGTGCATCGATGGGCGTGCCCAGCACGGGGGCGGTGACGCGCGGGGTGCTAGCCGATGTCAGCTCGATTGGCATGTGGATTCGATCGCCTCGCGGTAGATGGCCAGCAGTTGCCGGTAGTTGGACTCGCCGGTGAGCTCGCGTTCGTAACGCGCCCGGGCGCGGCGGCCCATCTCGCCGAGTTCGCCCGGATGCTGCAGGGCCCACTGCAGCGTCGAGGCCAGCGCGGCGGCGTCGCCGGGCGCGAACAGCAGGCCGGTGCGATGCTCTTCGAGCAGCGCCGCCATCGCCCCGTGCCGGCTGCCGATGACCGGCTGGCCGCAACCGAAGGCCTCGGCCAGCGTGCGCGGAAAGTTCTCGTAGCACAGGCTGGGCAGCACCAGCGCCCGGGTGCTGCGCATCCGCTCGTAGACCTGCTCGGGCGCCAGGTTGCCCAGTCTCACGACCCCGGGCAGGCCTTCGAGCAGGTGCTGCTCGGGCCCGGTGCCGGCGACGAAGACCGGCTCTTCGAGGCGCTGCGCGCGCAAAGCCTGGGCCAGCACGCCGACGCCTTTCTCGGCGGAGAGCCGGCCGACGAACAGGAAGCCGTGGCGGGGCCCGTCGGGGGGCGCCGGCACGTCGACGAAGTTGAACTTCACGCGCAGCTTCGCGGCCGGCAGGCCGCCGGCGACGAAGCGGTCACGGCAGAAGTCGTTGAGCGCGATGTAGCGCGTGACCTTGCGGCTCCAGGTGCCCAGGCCGCGGTGGCCGGCGATCATCGTCGCCAGCACGGCGCTCTGGGCGGCACTGTCGCGGTAGCAGCGGTGGCGCACCGCGCGCCAGGGCAGGCGGCCCACGCAGTCCTCGCAGGGCCGGCCCTCGCGCAGCATCAGCCCCTGCGGGCAGACGAGGCGGAAGTTGTGCAGCGTCTGCACCACCGGCAGCCGGTGGCGCGCCGCCGCCCAGTACAGCGACGGCGAGATCAGCGGGAAGGTGTTGTGCACGTGCACGAGGTCCGGGCGGAACTCGTGCATCAGACGGTCGATGTCGGCGACGGTGCGCCGCGACCACAGCGTCTGCCCGGCCGCCGCGGCCGGCGGCATGGTCTCGAGCTCGTGGTTGTCGCGCCGGTACTCGTGCACCGCGTGGCCGCGGCTGCGCAGCAGCTCGACCTCGCTGTCGACGACGGCGTCCTCGCCGCCGCGCTGCTGGTAGCGGTTGTGGGCGACGAGCACGCGCAGCGGCGGCGCCGCCGCGGCCACTGCGGCCCGCGCAAGCGAAGCCGGCGACGGTGGCGCCGGGCAGGCGAGGGCCAAGTCGAGCGGGACGAATTCATGGGGATCTGGCCCCGGGGACGATGCCATGCGAGCCTTGTAGAGCAGCGTGCGCAGGCGCCGGTCTCCATCGGTTACGGGTGGGGGAATTCGGCCGCTGCCGCCGTGGCGCCGCACCCGCCCCCGGTTTGCGTTGCCGCCGCGCGAAGCCTCGGCGCGCTCCCCTACACTGGCGGCCCGTTGCGGAGCTCCCGGGCTCCGGCGGACGAACTGTCGTGGGAGTCGTCATTTGAAAGTCACCGTTGTCGGTACCGGTTACGTCGGCCTCGTCACAGGCGCCTGCCTGTCCGAGATGGGCAACCACGTCGTCTGCCTCGACGTCGACGAACGCAAGATCCGCATCCTCAACGAGGGCGGCATCCCGATCCACGAGCCCGGGCTCGAGGAGATCGTGCGCCGCAACGTCGCGGCCGGCCGGCTGCAATTCACCACCGACATCCCGATGGCCGTGGCCCACGGCACGCTGCAGTTCATCGGCGTCGGCACGCCGCCCGACGAAGACGGTTCGGCCGACCTGCAGTACGTGCTGGCCGCGGCGCGCAACATCGGCCGCTACATGACCGACCACAAGGTCATCGTCGACAAGAGCACGGTGCCGGTGGGCACCGCCGCCAAGGTGCGCGAGGCGGTGCGCGAGGTGCTCGCCGAGCGCGGCGTCGACATCGAGTTCTCGGTCGTCTCCAACCCCGAGTTCCTGAAGGAAGGCGCGGCGGTCGAGGACTGCATGCGCCCGGACCGCATCGTCGTCGGCGCCGACGACGAGCGCGCGGTGCTGCTGATGCGCGCGCTGTACACGCCGTTCATGCGCAACCACGACCGCCTGCTGGTGATGGACCTGCCCAGCGCCGAATTCACCAAGTACGCCGCCAACGCGATGCTGGCCACGCGCATCAGCTTCATGAACGAACTGTCACGCCTGGCCGAGAAGGTGGGCGCCGACATCGAGAGCGTGCGCAAGGGCATCGGCAGCGACCCGCGCATCGGCACCCACTTCCTCTACGCCGGCACCGGCTACGGCGGCAGCTGCTTCCCCAAGGACGTCAAGGCGCTGATCCACACCGGCCGCGAGAACGGCATGCACCTCGAAGTGCTGGAAGCCGTCGAGTCGGTCAACGACCGGCAGAAGCTGGTGCTGGTCGACAAGATCGTCGCGCGTTACGGCGAGGACCTCGCCGGGCGCACGTTCGCGCTCTGGGGCCTGGCCTTCAAGCCCAACACCGACGACATGCGCGAAGCGCCCAGCCGCGTCATCGTCGACGCGCTGCTGGCGCGCGGTGCGCGCGTGCGCGCCTACGACCCGGTGGCGATGGACGAGGCGCGCCGCGTGATGGGCGAGCTCCAGGGTCTCGAGT is a window encoding:
- a CDS encoding glycosyltransferase family 4 protein, which encodes MKPRVAVVQRRMTHYRVPLFEHLRRLLAAEGIELRVLHGVGTPAEASKDDGAELPWAVRIPTRYLLGGRLCWQPFAAAVRDCAVVVVTQENKLLNNLPPLLSPWRRRRLAFWGHGRDMQAPDPDSWSERFKAWTARRVDWWFAYTDISAATIRAAGVPDSRITVLHNSIDTSALRAAIAAARRDGLPALRAEFGLGPGPVGLYIGSLYAGKRIDWLIESTLRLRNLVPGFQLLVAGAGPDRGLLEDAAACHPFVRYVGPVRDERKARCLAVADLVLNPGLVGLGVLDAFAAGLPMITTEYGRAAPEIAYLRSGVNGVVSADELGAFVDACAGLLKDDAARAEMGRRAAESADEYSIERMAERFRDGLLACLDAGPGLRA
- a CDS encoding glycosyl hydrolase, which gives rise to MNVHAKFCFASLLVALVAGCGGGGADSTSDADGQAAGAATDAAQSKSAAGQTDIAPDPGSDTAVFTEAPIQVPPGDDEAYTAAASPSTVTASASTQSPGSAAEDFESGFTSLPAGWSINWWGTRPNYTVGPETRSGYTHAGAGALRLQVGTVASNSGLNLVYSRGISKAGSYDAQAYLRTDNANGANVEVQLRRNAAPYDVVARKQLVLGTSWQKVHLSAAYPFPDAGSLRVVSLTANANVYIDDVAISPMASAEAVANAVVLPAAGGSSVEVTPVKTTTMDEAYTTYAPGWTYNYWGPQKPTFSASRETEPGHVYAGAASQKFQITNKNGGEVQLVSRYAFTKGKTYRAVVYLRSDVATPVQVTMRRDTQPYDNFAAKSVTVDTNWQKVEIEGTYLATSDGSMRIALKNASGTLWVDEAVIAEVKRNDFAPYNASAAIPDTLFGMHVNKLGTHDKWPGMSTRILRLWNTGTTWRDLEPTQDGWNWTTGGGMRMDMYVNYVARNAPGAQILYTLGQTPLWASSTPDVNGQYGMGSSGVPRNMDDWRDYVRTLARRYVGKIRYWEIWNEPDYVPHYNGTPAQMVEMTRIAREELLAADPANKIVSPGLTKGQGMQFLDYFFAAGGGNYVDMVGYHWYYWIDPEMVGPMVDNLRVLMTTYGLQAKPIWMTEGAFYCDTTQTDCSTATPTLEQSRSTNARAMFTMAVKGVANFNFHVWEASDAFRQLVQADFITQTEAGKAYAEARSWAFGARVVDSFRAGSGVYVVRLTRGGVDSFVLWSTVDGETVAIPGAWNVNTVRSITQTESPLPSTRQLRLGLEPVLLKP
- a CDS encoding WecB/TagA/CpsF family glycosyltransferase gives rise to the protein MPIELTSASTPRVTAPVLGTPIDALDWDRALGTIAAWSARRESRVICICNAHSVVTAAQEPDFAAVLASADMATPDGAPVAWMLRRLGHDGQQRINGPDLMWRWCAEAARRGDAIFLFGSTPETLARLAQRLLATWPALRIAGSLSPPFRALTPAEDAEIVERINASGAGVVFVSLGCPKQERWMAAHRGAVQGVMIGVGAAFDFHAGTIQRAPGWMRNAGLEWLHRLLSEPRRLWRRYLFTNSAFTIGAARQLLGSRRSPR
- a CDS encoding glycosyltransferase, giving the protein MALACPAPPSPASLARAAVAAAAPPLRVLVAHNRYQQRGGEDAVVDSEVELLRSRGHAVHEYRRDNHELETMPPAAAAGQTLWSRRTVADIDRLMHEFRPDLVHVHNTFPLISPSLYWAAARHRLPVVQTLHNFRLVCPQGLMLREGRPCEDCVGRLPWRAVRHRCYRDSAAQSAVLATMIAGHRGLGTWSRKVTRYIALNDFCRDRFVAGGLPAAKLRVKFNFVDVPAPPDGPRHGFLFVGRLSAEKGVGVLAQALRAQRLEEPVFVAGTGPEQHLLEGLPGVVRLGNLAPEQVYERMRSTRALVLPSLCYENFPRTLAEAFGCGQPVIGSRHGAMAALLEEHRTGLLFAPGDAAALASTLQWALQHPGELGEMGRRARARYERELTGESNYRQLLAIYREAIESTCQSS
- a CDS encoding UDP-glucose dehydrogenase family protein — its product is MKVTVVGTGYVGLVTGACLSEMGNHVVCLDVDERKIRILNEGGIPIHEPGLEEIVRRNVAAGRLQFTTDIPMAVAHGTLQFIGVGTPPDEDGSADLQYVLAAARNIGRYMTDHKVIVDKSTVPVGTAAKVREAVREVLAERGVDIEFSVVSNPEFLKEGAAVEDCMRPDRIVVGADDERAVLLMRALYTPFMRNHDRLLVMDLPSAEFTKYAANAMLATRISFMNELSRLAEKVGADIESVRKGIGSDPRIGTHFLYAGTGYGGSCFPKDVKALIHTGRENGMHLEVLEAVESVNDRQKLVLVDKIVARYGEDLAGRTFALWGLAFKPNTDDMREAPSRVIVDALLARGARVRAYDPVAMDEARRVMGELQGLEFVASQAEALAGADALVLVTEWKEFRNPDFDGIKAALKQPVIFDGRNLYDPAYMKSLGFEYRAIGRAGA